The segment ACAATCATAAAGTTCATACACTTCGTGAcaactgaattaaaaataattcctcGTCGAGAGTTTCCTCCTTTTCAAACAACCTGTACTTCACAAACTTTCTAATTTACGGTTCAACAAATATTCGTTCTTTCAATTTCGCATCGCTGGCTTTGAGTATTGGAAGTTTCTTTCCATTACAAACAAACACTTCTTCATCTCTATGCTCAGCCAAAACAAAATGCAAGCTAGTTATAAAACTAACATCGTACTGTAGTATGTTTACGGAGTGTGCTTTTGAATATTACACGATGAGCGATGAAATATGTTCATGTTCAGATGGTGGATGACATACTCCTAAATTAGTACCTACTTCCGACTAACTTCAGTGATCGACGAAAACTTGAAACCGCTCACAAGGGTCTACCGAACTGTCTAATTTGTCTGGAACAAAAGGGAAAGTTTGGAAGGCATTGTTTGAATGACAATGTTTCAATCACGAAtcagatatacagggtgtcccaaactCGAGTCTCGATGTCGGGATATGGGAAATCGTTAGAAATAGGGATTTTTTGCGACTCCTGGCCATTTTCAAACGGTCGTATTGAAAGAAGATTGATGAGAGTTTTGGACGCCGCTACGTCATATCtatgaaaaatgattttcccGCATCGTGAAGCGTTCGGGTTTATTTCCGAACATTGTCCGGCTTTAATCATTCCCAAAATCATGTCCACGTTGAGAGGTGAACTTTGGATCTTGCATGTACCGACTTGCTAATTTAGGAGCTGTGACTGCGGAAAGAATCTCGAGATATTAAATCAGATCAGCAAGTTCaagattattttccaaatttctggAACAAGATTAGACAGTAGAGAACTCTGTAACCAAAATAATGACTTAAATCTTTcgtgttattaatatttaattgaattttgacaTTACTACTCTTTCAACTTTCAGCTATCGTAGCACGGCTTTCCCGCACTGTAACCATTACACTGACCTTAATCGTTCTTCTAATGGTGGTACTCGCGTGCGCCCTTATCTTCCAACTCTACAGATgtaaggtaaaaaaaaacgtcactTGGAACGTCATTAAaggcaaaattttcaaaaaagtgagCTGCCtgatttacttaaaaagaggcaacatttcaaattatctgTTTTCTAGAATGACTCGTCCAGAGACCCAACTCAAAACCAGAACGGCAATAACAGGAGAGATTTGAAACTTGAAATGCCATCGACAACGATCAATTCTGATCATAGTCCCGTTACGGTTTCTACTTCAATTGACCGCCGTCCAGCTGAAGATAGTGCCTTGGATTATGCTTATGATAATCCTGCTATGAACAAAACACCTAATCGCTACTAGTCTGAAAAAATGTTGTGATAGGAGTGAAGGAAGAATACCAGTAGTCCCCCCCGTGAAATGACTGTTCGCGTCTTTTTCAAACCcatctttaatatctttaaaaaaaattcattaaggcACATTACACAAAAGAGATAATTTGAAGTTTTGGTGTAGCATTCAACTTTGGGAAATCTTAATGTAATATGCGAAAAGTTGCCTTAAACGTCGGGGACAGAACAGTTTTACTGTTGTTCAGAGGATAAGTTGGAAACTTTTTATCTTTGTGTATGCAAACCGAAAGTTTCGGGCATTATTCTCGTAAAGTATCACAAAATCCCCTTCAAATATTATACGTTCTAAAAAGTAATTTGATTATTGAGCAATAAAGAGGGAGATTAATATGTGGCTAGACCTTAGTAAATAGGGAAGTGCATTTTGTAGGTATATTGATTGGGCATGAGCTTAATGTCCGTGATATTACAGCGGAAAAGTTGTTACTTCTCGTATATCCTTAAGCATTCTTGTAATTTTCGAAGCAAATAAGTTCCCTgctgtaattattttatttttagaagcgGTTTATGATTTTTGGCGGCAAATGGGCCTGTCAACCTCAAtcagcaaaaacaaaaaaaaaacttttacaaatACCTACTCtaaataatatgtaaaaatagCTATTTACCTAGCCAGGTAGGAAATGCATAGCTTTGTGTAACGAGTGGGCTTCCGCGGGAGGAGCGAACGCGGCACGAGTTAATCCAAATATGAATCTCTAATGAGTTTTACACATGGTctcttttaaatttgttgaacTTGTTAACAGGGTTAAATGAAGGTACTTGGTTTCAATATGCAAGTAATTACGAAATGAAATCCGCCAAGTCCGTCAGTTCGgttgctaaaaataataaaaaattgtatactATAAAACGTAACAgaacaaaatataataataaaaataaaactgttgTGAAGTAATTAGGGCCTGCGATCTCGATCGGGAGTAATCTGCGAtgtttttcaaacaattatagaaaaacattttctatagCATTATTTTATTGCTAGATGGTGGAATATTCAATCTGAATCAtagaacaaatttggtcccagtAAGAGTGCGCCATCTTAAAAGGGAAACGGTTGAAATATGGGTCTAAAAAGATCAATTCTGAAAATGTGTGAGTTTTCTcctaaaaatggaaaacaggCCTGTTTGCccaaatatattataaacaCCTCGAATGACGTTTTAAAGTAATGGAGAAAGCACGCGCTTtattctcaatattttttaaaagtaccTTAATTCACAAGGGTAAATGTGCaatgaaataatgtaaattgtGCAACTTACATCACTACATTACATCACTCAAATAAggatattattatttcaaacaCTAAGTTAAATATTACTATAAgtacatacatttttatgatacGGAATACCGAAATAATACTAAGATACGCCAGAAGCTGGTTGCTTGAAGGTGTTCCTAATggtaaattgaaaagaaaaacacgtGAGTTTCACAGAAATTCTGattggttatttttttttacagcaTTAAATATGGAAAGTGATTGGCGTGTACGCACTGTATTTTCCACAAGCATGCCAGGGTGCAAAGTACATATAAACACACCTGCATGTTGGTGTGAAAAGTACGTGTACGATTTTCAGGTGTGATAagtaatatgtttttattttcaaggcaGATTTCGTTACAGATTGCTACTTTTCTActagaaattcaatttttgcaattgcCTTGAGCGGTCAAAAAGCAccaaaaaatttgtaattaatttcaaaaattacacttGAATTCCGAGCTCATAACTAAACTAAGCAATATATTATGTGTTATATTATACTCACTTATAATTATAGTAGTACACAGAGTGATAGCcgaaactcatttttttagcgaatagaaaatttacaa is part of the Euwallacea fornicatus isolate EFF26 chromosome 8, ASM4011564v1, whole genome shotgun sequence genome and harbors:
- the LOC136340498 gene encoding uncharacterized protein; this translates as MGKVILLFVSIVLWECFFGVHGGITLDGSKCGQRVCKLNQYCSDLDRTCQECANVCNKSLVHSYEKSICESQCQDYLHELRYVRKDADDDDSDLRSIVARLSRTVTITLTLIVLLMVVLACALIFQLYRCKVKKNVTWNVIKGKIFKKNDSSRDPTQNQNGNNRRDLKLEMPSTTINSDHSPVTVSTSIDRRPAEDSALDYAYDNPAMNKTPNRY